The proteins below are encoded in one region of Effusibacillus dendaii:
- the rho gene encoding transcription termination factor Rho, with protein sequence MLIQELENKKLPELYKMAKEYEIPGYGNLKKKELIFAILRKQTEKEGLMFMEGILEIMHEGYGFLRPIGYLPSNEDIYVAASQIRRFDLRTGDKVSGKVRPPKENERYYGLLQVEAVNGTTPQSASERVHFPALTPLFPQKKLVLESTPDKISTRIIDLLSPVGLGQRGLIVAPPKAGKTLLLKEIANSISANHPDVELFVLLIDERPEEVTDMQRSVKGEVVASTFDEVPEHHIKVAELVLERAMRLVEHGRDVVILLDSITRLARAYNLVIPPSGRTLSGGIDPAAFHRPKRFFGAARNIEEGGSLTILATALVDTGSRMDDVIYEEFKGTGNMELMLDRRLAEKRVFPAIDIRRSGTRREEMLMTPEELDKIWALRKTMSENGDFTEVFIRKLRDTKTNQEFLATLEGLKESKELSRAK encoded by the coding sequence TTGTTAATTCAAGAATTGGAAAACAAAAAATTGCCGGAGCTTTATAAAATGGCTAAAGAGTATGAAATTCCCGGCTACGGCAATTTGAAAAAGAAAGAGCTTATCTTTGCGATCCTGCGGAAACAGACCGAAAAGGAAGGCCTCATGTTTATGGAAGGGATTTTGGAGATCATGCATGAGGGATACGGATTCCTGAGGCCGATTGGATATCTTCCTTCTAATGAGGACATTTATGTGGCTGCTTCCCAGATTCGAAGATTTGATCTGCGGACGGGTGATAAAGTATCCGGAAAGGTTCGACCGCCGAAAGAGAACGAAAGATATTACGGATTGTTACAAGTGGAAGCGGTCAACGGAACGACACCGCAATCCGCGTCGGAACGAGTGCACTTTCCTGCCCTTACCCCGCTTTTCCCTCAGAAAAAATTGGTGTTGGAATCAACTCCCGATAAGATTTCAACTCGAATCATTGATTTACTTTCGCCCGTCGGATTGGGTCAGCGCGGATTGATTGTGGCTCCTCCCAAAGCAGGTAAAACGTTACTCCTGAAAGAGATTGCCAATTCTATTTCTGCCAACCACCCTGATGTTGAACTGTTTGTATTGTTAATCGACGAACGTCCGGAAGAAGTGACCGATATGCAGCGTTCCGTGAAGGGAGAAGTGGTGGCATCCACCTTCGATGAGGTCCCTGAACATCATATCAAAGTAGCGGAATTGGTGTTGGAACGGGCGATGCGCCTCGTTGAGCATGGTCGGGATGTTGTAATCCTGCTTGATTCGATTACCCGTCTGGCGCGTGCCTATAACCTGGTGATTCCACCGTCTGGCAGAACGCTGTCCGGCGGGATTGACCCGGCTGCTTTCCACCGGCCGAAACGATTTTTTGGCGCGGCGCGAAACATTGAAGAAGGCGGCTCGTTGACCATTTTGGCAACGGCGCTCGTCGATACCGGATCCCGCATGGATGACGTCATTTACGAAGAATTTAAAGGAACGGGCAATATGGAATTGATGCTTGACCGTCGATTGGCGGAAAAACGGGTGTTCCCCGCTATCGATATTCGCCGTTCCGGTACCCGCCGCGAAGAAATGCTGATGACGCCGGAAGAACTGGACAAAATCTGGGCGCTCCGCAAAACGATGTCGGAAAATGGGGACTTCACAGAAGTGTTCATTCGGAAATTAAGAGACACCAAAACCAATCAGGAATTTCTTGCTACACTGGAAGGGTTGAAAGAGTCGAAAGAACTTTCACGGGCAAAATAA
- a CDS encoding YhcN/YlaJ family sporulation lipoprotein, with amino-acid sequence MRTKWIAWTVLASLTAGMLSGCGGGSNAGSVKRMNTQGAEPRNANLGIDVDGDGDRAWLSGHNNLNNPPVNLRDYAPSGSGGYRDMTQTYSGGVTADRVADLAQSIQGVRDASVVIADQTAIVGLTLQRNVPQDRVEAIKQEVRRLLMIQAPVFRSVRITTDNALSRRIFDAAQNARNGHPISATDQEFSQLVKTVPEVLPR; translated from the coding sequence GTGCGAACCAAATGGATCGCATGGACGGTTCTCGCAAGCTTGACTGCGGGAATGCTGTCGGGGTGCGGCGGCGGCAGCAACGCAGGTTCAGTGAAAAGGATGAACACGCAGGGCGCGGAACCCCGCAACGCAAATCTAGGCATTGATGTTGACGGGGATGGCGACCGAGCATGGTTGTCCGGTCATAACAATCTAAACAACCCGCCTGTGAATCTGCGCGATTATGCTCCGTCCGGTTCGGGCGGCTACCGGGATATGACGCAAACCTATTCTGGGGGTGTTACGGCCGACCGAGTCGCTGATTTGGCGCAGTCCATACAAGGCGTACGAGATGCCAGTGTCGTGATTGCCGATCAAACGGCAATTGTGGGCTTGACTCTGCAGCGCAATGTTCCACAAGATCGGGTGGAAGCGATCAAACAGGAAGTCCGGAGATTGCTTATGATTCAGGCACCGGTCTTTCGGTCCGTTCGTATAACAACGGACAATGCGTTATCACGCCGCATCTTTGACGCTGCTCAGAACGCGCGCAACGGGCATCCGATTTCTGCGACGGATCAGGAATTTTCCCAATTGGTGAAAACCGTTCCGGAAGTTTTGCCGCGCTAA
- a CDS encoding M1 family aminopeptidase, which produces MFSSKKQLFFYQLILSFFATAIILGIFLRPAQGWIAYLQSQWNHWQSSSLFVSNQAVTDAHVKYQIDADLDTANSLITGTAVVAIPSVPTDNLMFYLFPSTYKPIAIEQVQLNGKTVPFNANAYQLTIPLGGQKKSVQVKIHFSTPIPAAGTRLGETQGVWSLTYWYPILAVWQNGNWIPRPHPYPFGDPFLMDLADYQVRLKYPSHFKWYTSGTLVSAESQGNQSFSEWKADRIRNFALIGGTGWHETSWQTSEGVKVAVAVRNESNLQKLKTIVDNAVKTYTIRFGNDAYPSLSVLEMPTGTTFAHEYPNLALFSDDIWNWKNGEHWIAHEIAHAWWFSSVGTYKALNPWLDEGLADYSALLYTERTDGAAAYRQMIADDWALFRDGKSYAPNRYGTPVQVTGQPADQPYMNFTNETTYYYLMYLRPVLMYHDLRSVLGDQKFFNFLQQFYLKNRLRTVNRQNLEQALTDVDPNALPLLRLWLDTPNEQVIAQVRGRFEK; this is translated from the coding sequence TTGTTCAGCAGCAAGAAGCAACTTTTTTTTTACCAACTGATTTTGTCTTTTTTCGCAACTGCCATTATTCTAGGCATTTTCTTGCGGCCTGCGCAAGGATGGATTGCCTACCTCCAGTCGCAATGGAACCACTGGCAGTCATCCTCCCTATTCGTATCCAATCAAGCTGTAACCGATGCACACGTAAAGTATCAAATTGATGCGGATCTTGACACTGCAAACTCGCTGATTACGGGGACAGCAGTCGTCGCCATCCCTTCCGTTCCAACTGACAACCTGATGTTTTACCTGTTTCCCTCCACATATAAACCGATTGCGATTGAACAGGTGCAGTTAAATGGAAAAACGGTTCCATTTAACGCAAATGCATATCAATTAACGATTCCGCTTGGTGGACAAAAAAAATCGGTTCAGGTCAAAATCCACTTTTCCACCCCCATTCCGGCAGCCGGGACACGACTTGGAGAAACACAGGGAGTCTGGTCTTTGACCTATTGGTATCCGATTTTGGCCGTTTGGCAAAACGGAAACTGGATACCGCGGCCGCACCCCTATCCATTCGGCGATCCGTTCCTGATGGATTTGGCCGATTATCAAGTACGGTTAAAATACCCGTCTCATTTTAAGTGGTATACAAGCGGTACACTCGTCTCCGCTGAATCGCAAGGCAATCAATCATTTTCTGAATGGAAAGCGGACCGCATCCGCAACTTTGCTTTAATTGGCGGAACCGGGTGGCATGAAACCTCTTGGCAAACGTCAGAAGGCGTCAAGGTCGCGGTAGCTGTCCGCAATGAATCGAACCTGCAGAAACTGAAGACGATTGTGGATAATGCGGTCAAAACCTATACGATCCGTTTCGGCAACGATGCGTATCCGTCTTTGTCCGTGCTGGAGATGCCAACCGGTACGACATTCGCGCATGAATATCCGAATTTGGCATTGTTTTCCGACGATATATGGAATTGGAAAAATGGGGAACATTGGATCGCTCACGAAATTGCGCATGCCTGGTGGTTTTCGTCTGTCGGCACCTACAAGGCATTAAACCCCTGGCTGGATGAAGGGTTAGCTGATTATTCGGCGCTTCTGTATACGGAACGAACAGACGGTGCCGCTGCCTATCGTCAAATGATCGCCGACGATTGGGCCCTTTTTCGCGATGGTAAAAGTTACGCGCCCAATCGCTACGGAACTCCTGTGCAGGTAACCGGTCAACCGGCCGACCAGCCTTATATGAATTTCACGAACGAGACGACCTACTATTATCTGATGTATCTGCGGCCTGTTCTGATGTATCATGATCTCCGCAGCGTGCTGGGCGATCAGAAATTTTTCAATTTTTTGCAGCAGTTTTATTTGAAAAATCGGCTCCGCACCGTGAACCGTCAAAACCTGGAGCAAGCGCTGACCGATGTCGACCCGAATGCTCTCCCACTGCTTCGCCTTTGGCTGGATACACCAAACGAGCAGGTGATTGCACAAGTTCGGGGACGGTTTGAAAAGTAA
- a CDS encoding aminotransferase A, producing MEHLLNKRVKDIQISGIRKFSNLVANYQDAISLTIGQPDFYTPEHIKTAGKQAIDANRTVYTANAGLLELRQAAADFVKKKYDLIYQPDTEVIVTAGASEAIDITFRTILEEGCEVLLPGPVYPGYEPIIRLCGAVPVYLDTTQNGFKVNRQMIAQNITERTRCIVLPYPSNPTGCILNRAELAEIAELLQDKEIFIVSDEIYSELIYDSEHISIASFPGMRDKTIVINGLSKSHSMTGWRIGFTFAPAYISQQMVKVHQYNVTCASTISQYAALEALTNGIDDASLMREEYQIRRDYVYDRLQTIGLPVVKPQGAFYIFPSIQPLGLSSFEFAVKLLDEQRLAVVPGDAFSPLGEGYIRISYAYAMDVLKEGLDRLERFVGGTVN from the coding sequence ATGGAACATCTCCTCAACAAACGAGTGAAAGACATCCAGATTTCCGGAATCCGGAAATTCTCAAATCTGGTGGCGAATTATCAGGATGCGATTTCCCTGACCATTGGACAGCCTGATTTTTACACGCCGGAACATATTAAAACTGCGGGCAAACAGGCGATTGATGCGAATCGGACGGTTTACACAGCGAACGCAGGCTTGTTGGAATTGCGACAGGCAGCCGCCGATTTTGTAAAGAAAAAATACGACCTGATCTACCAACCGGACACCGAAGTGATTGTCACAGCGGGTGCCAGTGAAGCGATCGATATTACATTTCGTACGATTCTGGAAGAAGGATGTGAAGTACTTTTACCGGGGCCTGTATACCCTGGTTATGAGCCCATCATCCGGCTGTGCGGCGCCGTTCCTGTTTATCTGGACACGACCCAAAACGGGTTTAAAGTGAATCGTCAAATGATTGCGCAAAACATTACAGAGCGGACCCGCTGCATTGTGTTGCCCTACCCGTCCAATCCGACCGGCTGCATTTTGAACCGTGCGGAGTTGGCGGAGATTGCGGAACTGCTGCAAGACAAAGAGATATTCATCGTTTCCGATGAGATTTACAGCGAGTTGATCTATGACAGTGAGCATATTTCCATCGCGTCTTTTCCAGGTATGCGGGATAAAACGATCGTTATTAACGGATTGTCCAAATCCCACTCGATGACGGGCTGGCGAATCGGTTTCACGTTTGCTCCCGCTTACATCTCTCAGCAAATGGTAAAAGTGCACCAATATAACGTTACCTGTGCCAGCACGATCAGCCAGTATGCTGCACTCGAAGCGTTGACAAACGGAATCGACGATGCATCGCTGATGCGAGAAGAATATCAGATCCGCCGCGACTATGTATATGATCGGCTGCAGACGATCGGACTGCCGGTGGTGAAACCGCAGGGCGCTTTTTATATTTTTCCATCGATTCAGCCGCTTGGATTATCCTCATTCGAATTTGCCGTCAAACTGTTGGATGAACAGCGGCTCGCAGTTGTTCCCGGCGACGCCTTCTCCCCTCTCGGGGAAGGCTACATCCGTATTTCCTACGCGTATGCAATGGACGTTTTGAAGGAAGGGCTTGACCGGCTGGAGCGGTTTGTTGGGGGAACTGTTAATTGA
- the prmC gene encoding peptide chain release factor N(5)-glutamine methyltransferase, which translates to MSLHKFEWSAKSTIREALQTASLLFGSRGVEYPRLQAEVLLQHLLGFTKVKLLTEDQLVFPIDKRDLFEDWVDRRLRGEPLQYIIGLQEFYGRDFKVNPSVLIPRPETEILVEEVLKRKSWWGKESAVRPVIADVGTGSGAIAVTLAIEWKEAAVYSVDISPDAIRTARENADRLRAEVRFLEGDLLQPLIDRQIRLDVLVSNPPYIPSVDIAGLAVEVREHEPRLALDGGKDGLDPYRKMAERLPTVMNQTGPRLVAFEVGFGQAEEVKTLLEQNWPDCRTEIVNDLQGIGRVVLAWRQTQ; encoded by the coding sequence ATGAGTCTGCATAAATTTGAATGGTCTGCAAAGTCAACCATACGGGAAGCCCTGCAAACGGCTTCCCTTCTATTTGGGAGTCGTGGCGTAGAATATCCTCGCCTGCAGGCAGAAGTGTTGCTTCAGCACCTGCTGGGCTTTACAAAAGTGAAATTGCTTACGGAAGATCAATTGGTTTTCCCTATTGACAAGAGGGATTTGTTTGAAGACTGGGTGGACCGGCGTCTGCGCGGGGAGCCGCTGCAATACATTATCGGCTTGCAGGAGTTTTATGGACGTGATTTTAAGGTGAATCCTTCCGTTTTGATTCCCCGTCCAGAAACGGAAATCCTGGTGGAAGAAGTCTTGAAACGAAAGAGTTGGTGGGGGAAAGAGTCTGCTGTCCGACCGGTAATTGCCGATGTGGGGACCGGTTCCGGTGCGATTGCTGTTACATTGGCGATTGAATGGAAAGAAGCAGCCGTTTATTCGGTCGATATATCGCCGGATGCGATTCGGACTGCGCGGGAGAATGCGGATCGGTTGCGAGCAGAAGTCCGATTCTTGGAAGGGGATTTGCTGCAGCCGCTGATTGACCGGCAGATTCGGCTTGATGTGCTGGTGTCCAACCCCCCCTATATCCCATCTGTGGATATTGCCGGTCTGGCGGTGGAAGTGCGTGAACATGAACCTCGTCTGGCGCTGGATGGAGGAAAAGACGGACTGGATCCCTATCGAAAAATGGCAGAACGGTTGCCGACTGTCATGAACCAAACAGGTCCTCGGCTGGTTGCGTTTGAAGTCGGGTTTGGACAGGCGGAGGAAGTTAAAACTTTGCTGGAACAAAACTGGCCCGATTGCCGGACCGAAATTGTAAACGACTTGCAAGGCATTGGCCGCGTCGTGCTGGCGTGGAGACAAACACAGTAG
- the prfA gene encoding peptide chain release factor 1, with protein sequence MLERLQALDDRYNKLTDLLCDPDVLADPVKLREYSKEQSDLEETVMVYREYKKTVQGLADAKAMLAEKLDDEMRELVKLEIAELSEKQEELQSQLTILLLPKDPNDDKNVIVEIRGAAGGDEAALFAGDLFRMYSRYAERQGWKIEIIESSPTELGGFKEIIFMITGKGAYSKLKFESGAHRVQRVPATESGGRIHTSTSTVAVLPEAEEVEVEVHEKDLRIDTFCSTGPGGQSVNTTQSAIRITHVPTGLVVSCQDEKSQLKNKEKAMKVLRARLYEMKMQEQQKELADARKSQVGTGDRSERIRTYNFPQSRVTDHRIGMTLHKLDFVLQGELDEIINGLITAERTARLQTDNESA encoded by the coding sequence ATGTTAGAGCGATTGCAGGCTTTGGATGATCGCTACAATAAGTTGACAGATTTGCTGTGCGATCCCGATGTGCTGGCCGACCCGGTCAAATTGAGGGAGTATTCGAAGGAACAATCAGACCTGGAAGAAACGGTGATGGTGTACCGTGAATATAAGAAGACAGTTCAAGGGTTAGCCGATGCGAAAGCGATGCTGGCTGAGAAATTGGACGATGAAATGCGCGAACTGGTGAAACTTGAAATCGCGGAGTTGAGCGAAAAGCAGGAGGAATTGCAGAGTCAATTGACGATTCTTCTGCTGCCGAAAGATCCAAATGACGATAAAAACGTCATTGTGGAAATTCGCGGTGCGGCAGGTGGCGATGAAGCGGCGTTGTTTGCCGGTGATTTGTTCCGGATGTACAGCCGATATGCGGAACGGCAGGGTTGGAAAATTGAAATTATCGAATCGTCCCCGACAGAATTGGGCGGCTTCAAGGAAATTATTTTCATGATTACCGGTAAAGGGGCGTACTCCAAGTTGAAATTCGAATCGGGCGCGCATCGTGTGCAGCGGGTTCCTGCCACCGAGTCGGGCGGCCGTATTCATACCTCGACTTCAACTGTCGCTGTTTTGCCGGAAGCGGAAGAAGTGGAAGTGGAAGTTCATGAAAAGGACTTGCGGATTGATACGTTCTGCTCCACGGGTCCGGGGGGACAATCTGTGAACACGACACAATCGGCGATTCGTATCACGCATGTGCCAACCGGTTTGGTGGTTTCCTGCCAAGATGAAAAATCCCAGTTGAAAAACAAGGAAAAAGCGATGAAAGTACTGCGTGCCCGCCTGTATGAAATGAAGATGCAGGAACAGCAAAAAGAATTGGCGGATGCACGGAAAAGTCAAGTGGGAACAGGGGATCGTTCGGAACGAATCCGAACTTACAACTTCCCGCAAAGCCGCGTGACGGATCATCGGATTGGCATGACACTGCACAAATTGGATTTTGTTTTGCAAGGAGAATTGGACGAAATTATTAACGGACTGATTACGGCGGAACGTACCGCCCGTTTACAAACAGACAATGAGTCTGCATAA
- the glpX gene encoding class II fructose-bisphosphatase encodes MERELALEIVRVTEAAALASARWMGLGKKNEADQAATTAMRAVFESVNMDGTVVIGEGEMDEAPMLYIGEKLGQAGNDSFKVDVAVDPLEGTNIVAKGLWNAITVVAIAPGGTMLHAPDMYMEKIAVGPKAAGHVHLDATVKENLQAVAKANGKDIKDVVAILLDRDRHQPIIEEIRSAGARIKLISDGDVAAAINTAFEDTGVDILFGSGGAPEGVLAAAALKCLGGELQGRLKPSGPEEVERCRKMGLTNPEQILLMEDLIRGDDAIFAATGVTEGELLRGVRFLGHNQATTHSIVMRAKTGTVRFVEARHQLDKKPHLVFV; translated from the coding sequence TTGGAACGTGAACTTGCGCTAGAAATTGTGCGTGTAACTGAAGCAGCCGCATTGGCGTCTGCAAGATGGATGGGTCTCGGCAAGAAAAACGAGGCAGATCAGGCAGCTACTACCGCGATGCGGGCCGTTTTTGAATCTGTAAACATGGATGGGACGGTTGTGATCGGCGAAGGCGAAATGGATGAAGCGCCGATGCTTTACATAGGGGAAAAACTGGGACAAGCAGGCAACGACAGTTTTAAGGTGGATGTCGCGGTGGACCCGTTGGAGGGAACCAACATCGTGGCCAAGGGACTTTGGAATGCCATTACAGTAGTCGCGATAGCGCCCGGCGGTACGATGCTGCATGCGCCAGATATGTATATGGAAAAAATAGCAGTCGGGCCAAAGGCGGCAGGTCACGTACACTTGGACGCCACCGTCAAGGAAAACCTGCAGGCGGTAGCAAAGGCAAATGGGAAAGATATCAAAGACGTTGTCGCTATCTTGTTGGACCGGGACCGCCATCAGCCCATAATTGAAGAGATACGTTCTGCCGGAGCGAGAATCAAGCTGATTTCTGACGGAGATGTGGCGGCAGCAATCAATACGGCTTTCGAAGACACGGGCGTCGATATTCTGTTTGGCTCGGGAGGTGCTCCGGAGGGAGTGCTGGCGGCTGCCGCGCTGAAATGTTTGGGCGGCGAATTGCAGGGCCGCCTGAAGCCGTCCGGACCGGAAGAGGTGGAACGGTGCAGAAAGATGGGGCTGACGAACCCGGAGCAAATTTTGTTGATGGAAGACTTGATTCGCGGAGATGACGCGATTTTCGCGGCGACAGGCGTCACAGAAGGAGAGTTATTGCGTGGAGTCCGGTTTTTGGGGCACAATCAAGCGACCACCCATTCGATTGTCATGCGGGCTAAAACAGGAACTGTAAGATTTGTCGAAGCGCGCCATCAGCTGGATAAAAAACCGCATTTGGTTTTCGTGTGA
- the rpmE gene encoding 50S ribosomal protein L31 yields MKTGIHPDYKVTKVTCACGNTFETGSVKENLRVEICSNCHPFFTGKQKFVDAGGRVDKFKKKYNR; encoded by the coding sequence GTGAAAACGGGAATTCATCCGGATTATAAAGTGACAAAAGTAACCTGTGCGTGCGGCAATACATTTGAAACAGGTTCTGTGAAGGAAAATCTGCGTGTGGAAATTTGCTCCAACTGCCATCCTTTCTTTACCGGCAAACAGAAGTTTGTTGATGCTGGTGGTCGCGTGGACAAATTCAAGAAAAAATACAATCGTTAA
- a CDS encoding radical SAM protein codes for MHLVYADESGQIFDHPDLIPLGRTGDLLTDIYEEELIPLPEGATLVLLPGTKAAGIHRETGKMITLPGQATAVGALLPQGYTRLLLPGYTKREGADPLPLFGYTAVVWHDGRFYVAADATDLEKERWNPLNFHDVEAKVQDMLQAYPENRIYQHLSHCSLEYGCLTSQNTFLRRWEGALPVSSTCNAGCVGCISEQPEDSLFPSPQVRMNFKPTVEEMSELMINHLTASDDAIISFGQGCEGDPSTRGTDIAEAIRRTRAATDKGFININTNAGLTPMIREIVKAGLDLMRVSTISAIPEHYNAYYRPRGYGVEDVAASARYAAGKGVYVSINYLVFPGVTDREEEMEAMIHFINENGVRLIQMRNLNIDPDYYLAHIPRPQGEIFGMKRMMEIFREECPNTRIGSFTHVPPQEFRRVRSGSRIE; via the coding sequence ATGCATCTGGTATATGCGGACGAAAGCGGGCAGATTTTTGATCATCCCGACTTGATTCCATTGGGGCGAACGGGCGATCTGCTGACCGATATTTATGAAGAGGAATTGATCCCGTTGCCAGAAGGGGCGACGCTTGTTTTGCTGCCGGGTACGAAAGCGGCAGGCATCCATCGGGAAACAGGCAAAATGATCACTCTGCCAGGACAGGCAACTGCGGTGGGGGCGCTGTTGCCGCAGGGATATACAAGGCTTTTGCTGCCAGGCTACACGAAACGTGAGGGGGCCGACCCCCTTCCGTTATTCGGATATACAGCGGTCGTATGGCATGACGGTCGGTTTTATGTGGCAGCCGATGCGACCGATCTGGAAAAAGAGCGTTGGAATCCGCTGAATTTTCACGATGTGGAAGCGAAAGTGCAGGACATGCTGCAGGCGTATCCGGAAAACCGAATCTATCAGCATTTGAGCCATTGTTCTCTTGAATACGGATGCCTGACATCGCAAAATACGTTCCTCCGCAGATGGGAAGGTGCGCTTCCCGTATCTTCGACTTGCAACGCCGGCTGTGTCGGCTGCATTTCGGAACAACCGGAAGACTCCCTGTTTCCTTCCCCGCAGGTGCGTATGAATTTTAAGCCGACTGTGGAGGAAATGAGTGAGCTGATGATCAATCATTTGACCGCTTCCGACGATGCGATCATTTCTTTCGGACAGGGCTGTGAAGGCGATCCGTCGACGCGGGGAACCGATATTGCGGAAGCGATTCGGCGAACAAGAGCTGCTACAGACAAAGGATTTATCAATATCAATACAAATGCCGGTTTGACGCCAATGATCCGAGAAATTGTCAAGGCGGGTCTTGATTTGATGAGGGTTTCTACCATTTCGGCGATTCCTGAACATTACAACGCCTACTACCGACCGCGCGGTTACGGAGTTGAGGATGTGGCTGCTTCCGCCCGCTATGCGGCTGGAAAAGGGGTTTACGTATCGATCAACTATCTGGTGTTCCCGGGTGTCACCGATCGGGAAGAAGAGATGGAAGCCATGATCCATTTTATAAATGAAAATGGAGTCCGGCTGATTCAGATGAGAAATCTCAACATTGATCCGGATTATTATCTGGCGCATATTCCGAGGCCGCAGGGAGAGATATTCGGAATGAAACGAATGATGGAAATTTTTCGGGAAGAATGTCCAAACACCCGAATCGGATCGTTTACGCACGTGCCGCCGCAGGAGTTTCGCCGGGTGCGATCTGGATCGCGTATCGAGTAA
- the modA gene encoding molybdate ABC transporter substrate-binding protein, producing the protein MKKSLAWLVSFLCVVLVGCGATANSSQPQKTITVACDSSLESIVRHLAWTYESNHPGVKVQLTSGASGELVKQIEQTGSFDLFLTAGENEMQQLVGKNLVEPSAVKRFLGNQLVVIVPQGNLLLKNLDQLKDPKYKKITIGDPATVPAGLYAKQSLEKAGVWKDIESKILYASTDKNALAYVAEGRAADVGLVFKSDVVDDDNVYSGLQVDPRLHDPIRYPMAVLKSSKTPDVANDFLKSLQSPDALSRFQMAAFDVNP; encoded by the coding sequence GTGAAAAAAAGTCTTGCCTGGCTGGTAAGTTTTCTATGTGTTGTGCTGGTGGGGTGCGGTGCAACTGCAAACAGCAGCCAACCGCAAAAAACCATAACAGTGGCTTGCGATTCCTCATTGGAATCGATTGTCCGGCATCTGGCATGGACATATGAATCGAATCACCCGGGTGTCAAAGTACAGCTTACATCGGGGGCGAGCGGTGAACTGGTGAAACAGATCGAGCAAACGGGTTCGTTTGACCTGTTTCTTACGGCGGGCGAAAACGAAATGCAGCAACTGGTCGGGAAAAACCTGGTAGAGCCGTCCGCTGTAAAGCGGTTTTTGGGAAATCAGCTGGTTGTTATCGTGCCGCAGGGCAATTTGTTATTAAAAAATCTGGATCAGTTAAAAGATCCGAAATACAAAAAAATAACAATCGGCGACCCGGCGACAGTTCCGGCCGGTTTGTACGCCAAACAGTCACTTGAAAAAGCGGGTGTCTGGAAAGATATTGAAAGCAAAATCTTGTACGCAAGCACGGACAAAAACGCATTGGCTTATGTTGCGGAAGGAAGAGCGGCCGATGTCGGTCTGGTATTCAAATCGGATGTGGTTGACGATGATAATGTGTATTCGGGATTACAGGTGGATCCCCGTCTGCACGACCCCATCCGGTATCCGATGGCGGTGTTGAAATCAAGCAAAACGCCAGATGTCGCAAACGATTTCTTGAAATCGCTGCAATCGCCTGATGCGTTGTCGCGCTTTCAAATGGCCGCTTTTGATGTGAATCCATAA